From the genome of Triticum aestivum cultivar Chinese Spring chromosome 3B, IWGSC CS RefSeq v2.1, whole genome shotgun sequence, one region includes:
- the LOC123065992 gene encoding uncharacterized protein produces the protein MLSSHPHEAAMLPYVPRPPSLLVDRRYSTGAEVAPNCPRCDSPNTKFCYYNNYSLSQPRYFCKGCRRYWTKGGSLRNVPVGGGCRKNRRGKSSVRSTSDSFSGVRDAAFGHGGFPGPLRPDMVLEGMVGNPANPGQAMHDVPTAPDGSSIDLAMLYSKFLNNQQPAGDGSLVGSVTPESAGGHVDETFDTFSASSDMSPGGVLAPAQFDASPDGFLEWSRPVSSADLNCTASPATATTMLCTDESVQAALGELNFAMDQSCFDSLGLPTDGAAANLSSWCSIVPSLSTWEEPKYDSLDSFPDDTLSLHDGILAADHDWSADCQGLEALYMP, from the coding sequence ATGTTGTCGTCGCACCCGCACGAGGCGGCCATGCTGCCGTACGTGCCGCGGCCGCCGTCGCTGCTGGTGGACCGGCGGTACAGCACCGGCGCCGAGGTGGCGCCCAACTGCCCGCGCTGCGACTCGCCCAACACCAAGTTCTGCTACTACAACAACTACAGCCTCAGCCAGCCGCGCTACTTCTGCAAGGGCTGCCGCCGGTACTGGACCAAGGGCGGCTCTCTCCGGAACGTGCCCGTCGGTGGCGGATGCCGCAAGAACCGCCGGGGGAAGTCGTCCGTGCGGTCGACGTCCGACTCTTTCTCCGGCGTCCGCGACGCGGCGTTCGGGCATGGAGGGTTCCCCGGCCCGCTCCGGCCGGACATGGTCCTGGAAGGCATGGTCGGCAACCCGGCGAACCCTGGCCAGGCGATGCACGACGTGCCCACCGCGCCCGACGGCTCGTCCATCGACCTCGCAATGCTCTACTCCAAGTTTCTGAACAACCAGCAACCGGCTGGCGACGGTAGCCTTGTCGGATCCGTCACGCCGGAGTCGGCCGGTGGGCACGTCGACGAGACGTTCGACACGTTCAGCGCCTCTAGCGACATGAGCCCCGGTGGCGTTCTGGCGCCCGCGCAGTTCGACGCGAGCCCGGATGGGTTCCTCGAATGGTCCCGACCGGTGAGCAGCGCCGACCTAAATTGTACGGCCAGCCCAGCTACCGCAACCACCATGCTGTGCACCGACGAGAGCGTGCAAGCTGCGCTCGGCGAGCTCAACTTCGCCATGGACCAGAGCTGTTTCGACTCGTTGGGGTTgcccacggatggtgccgccgctAACCTCTCGTCGTGGTGCTCGATCGTGCCGAGCTTGTCGACATGGGAGGAGCCCAAGTACGACTCCCTTGATTCGTTCCCTGACGACACCCTCAGCCTCCATGACGGAATCCTTGCCGCCGATCATGACTGGAGCGCCGATTGCCAAGGATTGGAAGCTCTCTACATGCCGTAA